In Desertibacillus haloalkaliphilus, a single genomic region encodes these proteins:
- the ytxC gene encoding putative sporulation protein YtxC, with product MISIHFEEKDECRQVFEQLKLHTEKYKSLGLHSTVECLHDQIITITDDKHDDHFYETVQPLIVSILTNHIIAEKEEEWLLNIIESMFYFKDPEEKNQIVTIARSIIEGDREDLPRSIKKFYARESLIYEAFASCLRKDSTLYYDPFLTFRLKAYGEMLIDCVEIAIDEYMLEQEYQNMVESFRFFIKVKPAKVDVIHLVHKESFSFYDQQFRKLTPSEISEYLDEELRFEDGVPIEEMVISPLVSMSPKKIFLYSNTVDDGVIQTIQTVFQERVSLHHLREFTYGEHQDTLLQ from the coding sequence TTGATTTCGATTCATTTTGAGGAAAAAGATGAGTGTAGACAAGTATTTGAACAATTAAAGCTACATACTGAAAAATATAAATCACTTGGCTTGCACAGTACTGTAGAATGTTTGCATGACCAAATCATTACGATTACGGATGATAAGCATGATGATCATTTCTATGAAACCGTACAACCATTAATTGTATCGATCTTAACGAACCACATCATTGCCGAGAAGGAAGAAGAGTGGTTATTAAATATTATAGAGTCCATGTTTTATTTTAAAGATCCCGAGGAGAAAAATCAGATCGTAACGATTGCGCGTTCTATTATTGAAGGTGACCGTGAAGATTTGCCCCGCAGCATTAAGAAGTTCTACGCTAGGGAATCGCTCATTTATGAAGCGTTTGCGTCATGCCTAAGGAAAGATTCTACCCTTTATTATGATCCGTTTTTAACGTTTCGGTTGAAAGCGTATGGTGAAATGCTGATTGATTGTGTAGAAATTGCTATTGATGAATATATGCTCGAACAAGAGTATCAAAATATGGTTGAGAGTTTTCGCTTTTTTATTAAAGTGAAGCCTGCCAAAGTCGATGTGATTCACCTCGTTCATAAGGAATCGTTTAGCTTTTATGATCAGCAGTTTAGAAAGCTGACGCCTTCTGAAATTAGTGAATATCTTGATGAGGAGCTGCGCTTTGAGGATGGGGTGCCGATTGAAGAGATGGTGATTAGCCCACTTGTGAGTATGTCACCAAAGAAAATTTTCTTGTATTCAAATACGGTTGATGATGGCGTGATTCAGACGATTCAAACCGTGTTTCAAGAAAGAGTATCTCTTCATCACCTTCGTGAGTTTACGTATGGTGAGCATCAAGATACGCTTTTGCAATGA